The Candidatus Aminicenantes bacterium genome contains the following window.
CCAGAGGGTAGTGGCTCCATTCTCGATCATATAGCCCCAGCTCGGATAGCTCGTCTGGGCGGCGATGTCATAGGCCAGGTCGGCGGCGCCGAACCGGTTCAGCACTTCCATGATGTACTTGGTCCCGATGATCCCTGTCGTCAGATGGCTGTCGTTCTTGTAAGCGATGTTGTCGAAGAGGTTGCCCCAAACAGCCCCGCGCTCGGCTTCCGGCGCGAGCTCGAGGAAAAGGGCCAGCGCGTTGGCCGTCTGGGTCCCATTGGCGTAGTTCTTCGACTTGGGGTCGAAATATTCGGCCTGGAAAGCTTCCTTGATCGAGGCCGCCAGCTCGCCGTAGGAGCGGGCCTCGGCGTCGCGCTTGAGGGCGGCGGCGATGTCGGCCAGGACGCGAACGTCGTAGTAATAATAGAATGAGGAGACGATCGCCCCCGGAGTCTTGTCCACCGCCACCCAGTCGCCGTAGTAGCTGTATTTGACGAGGCCGTTCTCGGCCTTACCGCGGAGGAACTCGACATAGGCCTTGAGCCCGTCGTAGTGCTCCTCCAGGATCCGCTTGTCCCCGTAGTACTGGTACATATACCAGGCGATCAGCGGATAGGCGGTGCCCCAGGCCGGATCGGCCGGCCGGCTGCCCCAGATGTGAGGTACGGTGTCGGTGATCCGGCCCTGTTCGTCCTGGACGTCGCGGATATCCCGCAGGAAATTGGTATAGAAGGCGGCCATGTCGAAGTTCATAATCGCCTCTTCGGCCGTCCCTTGGGCGTCACCCATCCAACCCATCCGTTCGTCCCGCTGGTCGCAGTCCGTGGGCACGCTGTGGAGGTTCGTCTTCTGGCCCCAGGTGATGATCCTCTGGAGGCTGTTGAGAATCGGCTTGGAACAGGAGAAGGAGCCCGTCTGTCCGACGCCCGAATGGACCACCCGGCCGCGCAAGGTCTCCGCTGTCGGCACGCCGGGGAAGCCGGTCATCTCCACGTAACGGAAGCCGTGATAGGTGAAACGAGGTTCGTAGGTCTCTTCCCCTTCGCCCTTGAGAGTATAAACGTCCTCGGCCCGGGCACTGCGCAGGTTCTCCTGGTTGATCAGGCCGTTGCCGTAGGTTAATTCGGCGAAGCGCAGGCGGACGGCCGCGCCGCACGGACCGGAGACCCGCAGCCGGGCCCAGCCGCTGAAGTTCTGGCCCATATCGAAGACATAGACGCCCGGTTTGGGGTTGGTCATCTTGAACGGGACGATCGTGTCCATGACCCGGATGGCGGGCATCATCTGGGCGGAGAGAACGCCTTTCGGGCCTTCGATCGCCGCAGCCGCTTTCCAGCCCTTGTCCGAAAAGCCGGGCTCGTCCCAGCCGGGGGTCTCGAGCCGCGCATCGTACGCCTCGCCGTTGTAGAGGCTGTCGGCCGTGATCGGCCCCGGCGCCGCCTTCCAGCTCGCGTCGCTGACCAGCGAAACGCGGCCGCCGTCGGCCGTTTCGACATCCAGGCGCAGAAGCAGTCCCCGGTTTTTATACCAGCCCTGCCCCAGCATAACTCCAACCGCGTTAGCGCCGGAGCGAAGCAGCGAAGTCAAATCGTAGGTGACATAGAGAACGCGCTTGTCATAGGTTGTCCAGCCAGGTTCCAGAACGCCGTCGCCGGCCTTTCGGCCGTTGACCCGGAGCTCGTGATAGCCAAGCCCTGCGACATAGGCGCGGGCCCGGACTACGGATGCGGCGAGAGTGAGTTCTTTGCGCAATAGCCCGCCGCCGCCGATCCAGGCGCCTTTCCAATCGGCCTTTTCAAAGAGCCCCGTGTCGAAACGGGCGACCTCGCTCCAGGGCCCGGCGGCCCCGGATGTGTCCCAGGATCGGATTTTCCAAAAGTAGGAGGTCGCGGACGCCAGAGGTTTCCCGCCATAGACGACGTGGACGAAAGCCGTCGAAGCGATCTTGCCGCTGTCCCAGATATCGCCTTTGGCGCACAAGGCATCCCGGCTGACGAGAATCTGGTAGGCGGATTGGCCCTCTCCCCTGACCGCCGGCCGGGGAGTCCAGTAAAATCGCGGCAAGCGCACATCGACGCCCAGCGGATCGGTCATGTACTCAAGCCGCAGCCCCGTCGGCGCCTGGGGCGCAGCTTCAGATCCCGCGGCACGGACCGCGGCGAAGGCTAGAAAGATGAGGCCAGCGATCGCCGCCGCCTTCAAGTGAGCAGGATTCGACATGGCTCCCTCCTGGACGGGATTGGATGAAAGGAACGGAACGATCCACATGAAGCTGGCGCCAGCATAACAAATCCCCTCGCGCGCTGACAAGCGGGCTTAGATTGAAAAGATCCTCCGAAAGCGATTGAATGTCGCGGCCCGACCCCCTATACTATGGAGCGATCCCATGCTATCCCCCGCCTTCGATATCCGCCAACGCTTCGGACTGGACGCCGCCGGGCTGCGCTCCGTGCTGGACGCCGCCCTGGCCAGCGGCGGGGATTTCGCCGAGATCTTCCTCGAATACCGCGAGTATCGCTCCGCCTTCATGGAAGAGGACATCCTCAAGGACACCTCCGAGAGCTTCAGCCTGGGGCTCGGACTGCGCGTCTGGGCGGGCGAGACGACGGGCTACGGCTACACCAACGACTTATCCATGGACAAGATTCTGCGGACCGCCCGGGCCGCCTCAGCGGTGGCCTCATCGGGCCGGACGATCCCGGCGCTCGATCTTCGTCTGCAGGAAGGCGGCGCCGATGTCTACCGGGTCATCCGGCCGCCCGATCAGGCTCCTTTCGAGACTAAAATCGCCCTGGTCCGGGAGGCCTATGAAGCCTGCCGCGAGTTTTCTCCGCTCATCAAAAAGGTCAAAGCCGCCATCCAGGACCAAGTCCAATTCATCGCCGTGGCCAACTCCGAGGGGCTTTTGGCGATCGATCGGCGCCCCCTGGTCAAGCTGACCTGCGTCGGAATCGCCGAGAAGGACGGCAAGCGCGAATCCGGGTATTCGGGCGGCGGCGGCCGGGTCGGCTGGGAGCATTTCGCCGGCCCGACCTCGCCGGCGGCCATCGGCCGGGAGGCGGCCCGCGAAGCGGTCGAGCTTCTGGACGCCCGCGACGCCCCGGCCGGCGAGATGCCGGTCGTCTTGGCTCCCGGGCACGCCGGCGTCCTCATCCACGAGGCCGTCGGGCATCTTCTGGAGGCCGATTTCGTCCGCAAGAAGACGTCAGTCTTCTGGAACAAATCAGGCCGGAAGGTCGGCTCGCCGGCCGTCACCATCTACGACGATCCCACGATCCCCGCCTCCCGCGGCTCCTACGCCATCGACGACGAGGGGACGATTCCGCAGAAGACCCTGCTCATCGAAAAAGGCGTCGTCCGCGGCCTGCTGCAGGACAAGCTCTGCGCCAAGCTGATGAACCGTTCGCTGACCGGCCACGGCCGGCGCCAGGATTACACGGACTACCCGATCCCGCGCATGGCCAACACGTACATCGATCGCGGCGAAGACGATCCGGCCGACATCATCCGCTCCGTTCGCAAAGGGCTTTACGCGGAGCGGTTCACGGGCGGCCAGGTCGAAGACTCCGGCAAGTTCACCTTCTCCGTCAGCTCGGGATACTTGATCGAGGAAGGGCGGCTGACCGCCCCGGTCAAGCAGGCCACCCTGATCGGCAGCAACGTGGATATTCTCAAGAAGATCGAAATGGTCGGTTCGGACCTCGCGTTCGGCCTGCCGACCGGGACTTGCAGCAAGGAAGGGCAGGATGTCCCGGTCAATGACGGCTGCCCGACGTTGAAGATTTCTCTAATGACGGTCGGAGGGAAATGAGGCCCGATCCCTTTGCTCCCGGCGACGACTTGGCCCTGGCCGAGCGGCTGGTGCGGT
Protein-coding sequences here:
- a CDS encoding TldD/PmbA family protein, producing MLSPAFDIRQRFGLDAAGLRSVLDAALASGGDFAEIFLEYREYRSAFMEEDILKDTSESFSLGLGLRVWAGETTGYGYTNDLSMDKILRTARAASAVASSGRTIPALDLRLQEGGADVYRVIRPPDQAPFETKIALVREAYEACREFSPLIKKVKAAIQDQVQFIAVANSEGLLAIDRRPLVKLTCVGIAEKDGKRESGYSGGGGRVGWEHFAGPTSPAAIGREAAREAVELLDARDAPAGEMPVVLAPGHAGVLIHEAVGHLLEADFVRKKTSVFWNKSGRKVGSPAVTIYDDPTIPASRGSYAIDDEGTIPQKTLLIEKGVVRGLLQDKLCAKLMNRSLTGHGRRQDYTDYPIPRMANTYIDRGEDDPADIIRSVRKGLYAERFTGGQVEDSGKFTFSVSSGYLIEEGRLTAPVKQATLIGSNVDILKKIEMVGSDLAFGLPTGTCSKEGQDVPVNDGCPTLKISLMTVGGK
- a CDS encoding family 78 glycoside hydrolase catalytic domain, whose protein sequence is MSNPAHLKAAAIAGLIFLAFAAVRAAGSEAAPQAPTGLRLEYMTDPLGVDVRLPRFYWTPRPAVRGEGQSAYQILVSRDALCAKGDIWDSGKIASTAFVHVVYGGKPLASATSYFWKIRSWDTSGAAGPWSEVARFDTGLFEKADWKGAWIGGGGLLRKELTLAASVVRARAYVAGLGYHELRVNGRKAGDGVLEPGWTTYDKRVLYVTYDLTSLLRSGANAVGVMLGQGWYKNRGLLLRLDVETADGGRVSLVSDASWKAAPGPITADSLYNGEAYDARLETPGWDEPGFSDKGWKAAAAIEGPKGVLSAQMMPAIRVMDTIVPFKMTNPKPGVYVFDMGQNFSGWARLRVSGPCGAAVRLRFAELTYGNGLINQENLRSARAEDVYTLKGEGEETYEPRFTYHGFRYVEMTGFPGVPTAETLRGRVVHSGVGQTGSFSCSKPILNSLQRIITWGQKTNLHSVPTDCDQRDERMGWMGDAQGTAEEAIMNFDMAAFYTNFLRDIRDVQDEQGRITDTVPHIWGSRPADPAWGTAYPLIAWYMYQYYGDKRILEEHYDGLKAYVEFLRGKAENGLVKYSYYGDWVAVDKTPGAIVSSFYYYYDVRVLADIAAALKRDAEARSYGELAASIKEAFQAEYFDPKSKNYANGTQTANALALFLELAPEAERGAVWGNLFDNIAYKNDSHLTTGIIGTKYIMEVLNRFGAADLAYDIAAQTSYPSWGYMIENGATTLWELWQKREGPSMNSHNHPMFGSVGAWLYKTLTGLNRAPDTVGFEKILIAPQMVRDLTHASGSIGTVRGRLTSSWSKSAKSIAIEVEIPCGSEAEIVLPRGTLRDVVLKEGGVVIWAGKKAAGTAAGVRSVEEVDKDNLVRIKAGSGRYAFELNGD